A genomic region of Deinococcus misasensis DSM 22328 contains the following coding sequences:
- a CDS encoding IclR family transcriptional regulator, with translation MLETLQKSAQILKQFTSTHPEWGSRELALHLQQPRSTVNLHLQALSQAGFLRKTPRNKYALSWRLLEFSSHLHQQLGWYQQAISLMNRLAEDVKALTYLCVQEGQDVLCIARAHHEPQEHREIQTDLYLPTHATAAGKVFCAFSDLQVKKFEGYTPGTITTPDEWETALKKVREDGYALSLEEWVSDSCALAAPLWHEEKLVAVLGLQVKTVRFRGQKGALLQALLERVEGIW, from the coding sequence ATGCTCGAAACCCTGCAAAAAAGTGCCCAGATCTTGAAGCAATTCACCTCCACCCATCCAGAGTGGGGTTCCCGTGAACTGGCTTTGCACCTGCAACAACCCAGAAGCACCGTAAACCTGCACCTGCAAGCCCTTTCTCAGGCAGGATTCCTGAGAAAAACCCCCAGAAACAAGTACGCCCTGTCATGGCGTTTGCTGGAATTTTCCAGCCATTTGCACCAGCAACTCGGCTGGTATCAGCAGGCCATCTCCCTGATGAACCGTCTCGCAGAGGATGTAAAGGCCCTCACTTACCTGTGCGTTCAGGAAGGACAGGATGTGCTGTGCATCGCCAGAGCCCACCACGAACCACAGGAACACCGCGAAATCCAGACCGACCTGTACTTGCCCACCCACGCCACCGCAGCAGGCAAAGTCTTCTGCGCCTTCTCTGACTTGCAAGTGAAGAAATTCGAGGGCTACACACCGGGCACCATCACCACACCAGACGAATGGGAAACCGCCCTGAAGAAAGTGCGAGAAGACGGTTACGCCCTGTCTCTGGAAGAATGGGTGTCCGATTCCTGCGCTCTGGCAGCTCCGCTCTGGCATGAAGAAAAACTTGTGGCCGTGCTGGGGTTGCAGGTCAAGACTGTGCGGTTCAGGGGCCAGAAGGGGGCATTATTGCAGGCGTTGTTGGAGAGGGTGGAGGGGATCTGGTGA